In Drosophila pseudoobscura strain MV-25-SWS-2005 chromosome 4, UCI_Dpse_MV25, whole genome shotgun sequence, the following proteins share a genomic window:
- the Porin2 gene encoding voltage-dependent anion-selective channel, which produces MAPPSYPDLGKLARDLFRRGYHPGVWQLDCKSMSSPGIEFFTTGFASQDHSKVAGSLQSKYKIEDSGLTLTERWNTDSWFFGEIVQKDKLAQGLMLGLEGRFQPSSDSKDGKFKLGYVEDHFNFLTDMGISSSPIMNCSLVLGHKEFLGGLGCTFDLGDTSLSSWKVALGWSNDKATLHGELKDGDSWLASLFYKLNDQIDAAVELTKTGGGGGGPEPAEGEAEQAGGSDVTVGVGMIYRLEGDALIRAKINSKAELGLGYEQKVREGITASISAVLDGRNISDGNHKFGVGLALEC; this is translated from the exons ATGGCACCGCCATCGTATCCTGACTTGGGAAAGCTGGCACGGGATCTGTTCAGGCGCGGCTACCATCCGGGTGTCTGGCAGCTGGACTGCAAGAGCATGAGCAGCCCGGGCATTGAGTTTTTCACCACAGGATTCGCCAGCCAGGATCACAGCAAGGTGGCCGGCTCCCTGCAGAGCAAGTACAAGATCGAGGACTCTGGTCTGACGCTGACGGAACGTTGGAATACTGATAGTTGGTTCTTTGGCGAGATCGTGCAGAAGGATAAGCTGGCCCAGGGCCTGATGTTGGGCCTGGAGGGCAGGTTCCAGCCAAGTTCTGA CTCCAAGGACGGCAAGTTCAAGCTGGGCTATGTCGAGGACCATTTCAACTTCCTCACTGACATGGGCATCAGCTCGAGCCCCATCATGAACTGCTCCCTGGTCTTGGGCCACAAGGAGTTCTTAGGCGGGCTTGGCTGCACGTTTGATTTGGGAGACACATCGCTCAGCAGCTGGAAGGTTGCCCTGGGCTGGTCCAATGATAAGGCCACACTCCATGGCGAGCT AAAGGATGGCGACTCCTGGTTAGCCTCGCTCTTCTACAAGCTCAATGACCAGATCGATGCCGCTGTAGAGCTGACCAAaacaggcggcggcggtggcggacCGGAGCCTGCAGAGGGTGAAGCAGAGCAGGCCGGCGGCAGCGACGTGACCGTCGGGGTGGGCATGATATATCGTCTTGAGGGCGATGCCCTCATCCGGGCCAAGATCAACAGCAAGGCGGAGCTGGGCCTGGGCTATGAACAGAAGGTGCGTGAGGGCATCACCGCCTCCATCTCGGCGGTCCTGGACGGGCGGAATATCAGCGATGGCAACCACAAGTTTGGCGTGGGCTTGGCCCTGGAGTGCTAG
- the LOC4816483 gene encoding voltage-dependent anion-selective channel-like — protein sequence MSQKRLSSIFRRRRESKIENDEEDEPVPEAKTEPSSQDNSSKAQDKPKVKDDVEILTVPVPDGEMPTYFHVGGAAKECLIRGYKFGVWHLRCSSKTDNGVVLSSFGEGNPLLTSVFGGLEVFKEFENSHTSLTWVTSSNEFRGELGVRGLVAGGIAHSILRSALSMTDEHQLSIGSSLLKAGFMRSPFNIEIVVPIVKEPTLMGYVLAAPAENWLLGYRTVYSVAEKAFDKHAFCLGYNNGSTEMGLKAENFKDLRGSLFQRIGESWAVALKMNFYGEEQLKKFAIGCQYQLGDGSLLKAKVRDDGNVGVVFQTKIGENVDVTYHVGCDGKDPISGEHKIGASWIFNC from the exons ATGAGTCAAAAAAGGCTCAGTAGCATATTCCGGCGCAGAAGAGAGTCCAAAATAGAAAACGACGAAGAAGACGAGCCAGTACCCGAGGCCAAAACCGAACCGAGCTCTCAGGATAACAGCTCAAAAGCGCAAGATAAGCCAAAAGTGAAGGATGACGTAGAGATACTGACGGTGCCGGTGCCCGACGGCGAGATGCCCACATATTTCCACGTGGGTGGTGCGGCCAAGGAGTGTCTCATCAGGGGCTACAAGTTTGGCGTCTGGCACTTGCGGTGCTCCTCTAAGACGGATAACGGCGTCGTCTTGAGCAGCTTCGGAGAGGGCAATCCCCTCTTGACTTCCGTTTTTGGAGGGCTCGAGGTTTTCAAAGAGTTCGAAAACTCTCACACGTCCCTCACCTGGGTAACCAGCAGCAACGAGTTTAGAGGGGAGCTCGGAGTTCGAGGTTTGGTGGCTGGCGGCATAGCCCACTCCATTCTGAGGTCAGCACTTTCCATGACGGATGA ACACCAGTTAAGTATAGGTTCAAGCTTGCTAAAAGCTGGCTTTATGCGCAGTCCTTTCAATATCGAGATAGTGGTGCCAATTGTGAAGGAGCCCACGCTAATGGGATACGTCCTTGCGGCTCCTGCTGAGAACTGGCTTCTGGGCTACCGCACGGTCTACAGCGTCGCCGAGAAAGCATTCGACAAGCACGCCTTCTGCTTGGGATACAACAACGGGTCCACCGAAATGGGCCTCAAGGC GGAGAACTTCAAGGATCTGCGGGGCTCTCTCTTTCAGCGCATTGGCGAGAGCTGGGCCGTGGCTCTGAAAATGAACTTTTATGGCGAGGAGCAGCTAAAGAAGTTTGCCATTGGATGTCAGTACCAGCTGGGGGACGGATCGCTGCTGAAGGCCAAGGTTCGAGACGATGGAAACGTGGGAGTGGTCTTTCAGACGAAAATTGGCGAAAACGTTGATGTGACGTATCATGTGGGCTGCGATGGCAAAGACCCGATTAGTGGTGAACATAAGATCGGTGCTTCATGGATTTTCAACTGTTAA
- the LOC4816769 gene encoding lysosomal aspartic protease-like, whose product MRRLIVFLVLIGVGRSTAKLNRVQLQTQSNFTKTHGNVKAEKTLLAAKYLVEATTSSESTETLQNTLNMEYYGLIGIGTPEQLFRVLFDTGSANLWVPSAKCPSTNVACQKHNQYHSEQSSTYVANGESFSIQYGTGSLTGFLSEDTVWVAGIEIQQQTFAEALNEPGSTFVSAPFAGIMGLAFKSIAVDGVTPPFDNMIAQGLLDEPVISFYLQRQGTAVQGGELILGGVDPSLYTGNLTYVPVSVAGYWQFKVNSVKSGGFLLCSGCQAIADTGTSLIVVPEAAYAKINSLLGATDNGEGEAFVKCADVSSLPKVNLNIGGTIFTLAPKDYVVKLTEAGQTRCMSSFTSMSGNTLWILGDVFIGKFYTVFDKGNNRIGFARVASY is encoded by the coding sequence ATGAGAAGGCTAATCGTTTTCCTAGTACTGATCGGAGTTGGCCGCTCAACGGCAAAGCTGAACCGCGTGCAACTCCAGACGCAGAGCAACTTCACCAAGACCCATGGAAACGTGAAGGCCGAGAAGACGCTGCTGGCTGCGAAGTACCTGGTGGAGGCCACCACAAGCTCGGAGTCCACGGAAACACTGCAGAACACTTTGAACATGGAGTACTACGGACTAATCGGTATAGGAACCCCGGAGCAACTTTTCCGAGTTCTCTTCGACACGGGATCCGCCAACCTGTGGGTGCCGAGCGCCAAGTGCCCGAGCACCAACGTGGCCTGCCAAAAGCACAACCAGTATCACTCGGAGCAGTCCAGCACGTATGTGGCCAATGGTGAGAGCTTCAGCATCCAATACGGAACCGGTAGCCTCACGGGCTTTCTCTCCGAGGACACGGTGTGGGTGGCAGGGATAGAGATCCAGCAGCAGACGTTCGCTGAAGCGCTCAATGAGCCGGGATCAACCTTCGTGAGTGCGCCCTTTGCCGGCATTATGGGGCTGGCATTCAAGTCGATTGCCGTGGACGGTGTGACCCCGCCATTCGACAACATGATCGCACAGGGTCTGCTGGACGAGCCTGTCATCTCCTTCTATCTGCAGCGCCAGGGCACCGCTGTGCAGGGCGGAGAACTGATCTTGGGGGGAGTCGACCCCAGCCTCTACACAGGGAATCTGACCTACGTCCCAGTCTCAGTGGCCGGCTACTGGCAGTTCAAGGTGAACTCCGTGAAGTCAGGTGGCTTTCTTCTCTGCAGCGGCTGCCAGGCCATAGCCGACACTGGCACATCGCTGATTGTCGTGCCCGAGGCGGCCTATGCGAAGATCAACAGCCTGTTGGGAGCCACAGACAACGGCGAGGGGGAGGCCTTCGTGAAGTGCGCTGATGTATCCTCCCTGCCCAAGGTCAACCTGAATATTGGCGGCACTATCTTCACCCTGGCCCCAAAGGACTACGTCGTCAAGTTAACGGAGGCCGGTCAAACCCGCTGTATGTCCAGCTTCACCTCCATGTCCGGAAACACACTGTGGATTCTCGGCGACGTTTTCATCGGCAAGTTTTACACGGTGTTCGATAAGGGCAATAACAGGATTGGGTTTGCTAGAGTGGCTTCGTATTGA
- the porin gene encoding voltage-dependent anion-selective channel, producing MAPPSYSDLGKQARDIFSKGYNFGLWKLDLKTKTPSGIEFNTAGHSNQESGKVFGSLETKYKVKDYGLTLTEKWNTDNTLFTEVAVQDQLLEGLKLSLEGNFAPQSGNKNGKFKVGFGHEYVKADSDVNIDLKGPLINASAVLGYNGWLAGYQAAFDTQQTKLTTNNFALGYTTKDFVLHTSVNDGQEFSGSIFQRTSDKLDVGVQLSWASGNSNTKFAIGAKYQLGDDASVRAKVNNASQVGLGYQQKLRDGITLTLSTLVDGKNFNDGGHKIGVGLELEA from the exons ATGGCTCCTCCATCATACAGCGATTTGGGCAAGCAGGCTCGCGACATCTTCAGCAAAGGCTACAACTTTGGTCTGTGGAAATTGGACCTGAAGACCAAGACGCCCTCGGGCATTGAATTCAACACAGCTGGCCACTCCAACCAGGAGTCGGGCAAGGTCTTCGGCTCCCTGGAGACCAAGTACAAGGTGAAGGACTATGGCCTCACTCTCACGGAGAAGTGGAACACAGACAACACCCTGTTCACCGAGGTGGCTGTCCAGGACCAGCTGCTCGAGGGTCTGAAGCTCTCGCTGGAGGGAAACTTTGCTCCCCAGTCTGG AAACAAGAACGGCAAGTTCAAGGTTGGCTTCGGCCACGAATACGTGAAAGCCGATTCGGACGTCAACATTGATCTGAAGGGTCCCTTGATCAACGCCTCTGCCGTGCTGGGCTACAACGGATGGTTGGCCGGCTACCAGGCCGCATTTGATACGCAACAGACCAAGTTGACCACCAACAACTTTGCCCTTGGCTACACCACCAAGGACTTTGTCTTGCACACATCTGT gAACGATGGCCAGGAGTTCAGCGGCTCCATCTTCCAACGCACTTCGGACAAGCTGGATGTGGGTGTGCAGCTGTCGTGGgccagcggcaacagcaacaccaagtTCGCCATCGGCGCCAAATACCAATTGGGCGACGATGCCAGCGTACGCGCCAAGGTGAACAATGCCAGCCAGGTGGGCTTGGGCTATCAGCAGAAGTTGCGTGATGGCATCACCTTGACCCTGTCCACGTTGGTCGATGGCAAGAACTTCAACGACGGCGGCCACAAGATCGGAGTTGGTCTGGAGCTGGAGGCTTAG
- the LOC6902583 gene encoding leukocyte receptor cluster member 8 homolog, translating into MSEAMSAPPPLIPQLQEMQQQQQQQQQQQHQQQANSVAQQWTNYAWYANQNAAAYQQQYQQYYQYYMRYQQQQQQVTSTISSSNAPPGFSNALAAPPPPPLGPPPPPPKSTQPINTNKLQQQQQQQQQQQKNFGGIRFNLNLNQKRLANAPNPLQQQQQLHQQQQQQQQQQQQQQQQQQQQQIQQHQAQAQQPTQLFNNNSNINNVTNKKKRKRKNKNASFDQSAYNNPFNTIATPIAPPPPIISDVVVPSTPDLSKPPPPLPLALAANAETTKPEPKGSPAASAAFKRPNNFQMTSNDSWPDSLNQYVARCYSKCNTDLDKDQIDICLKGKIMAAANRNELWTRDWDNEPMPTVHSERDGIEVVLNHATPPQPERSNYFNKKRELEQERERDRERDREREQEQEKPVKAPNVNQFKQRANQFNKMPSSYGHQQSSSRYSRSRSRSPSSSTSSKYTHKKRYSRSHSRSRSHSGSRSSDAVSPRARKVHRKSGSSESLDFISLTANLSRKKQKMLMKKGKRLAAAAASGSAAAHTGHSKKKPHFYSKQSSVGGAVDDDTARLQQRAARFSQQGSGSAKKFVVAIASSPFGLTTAKNRKKLMQQQQQQHLRSAFYEDVDQASGLDLLDLHIVGTCRDLEKSFLRLTKAPSPSEVRPVEVLTHSLSNVKSKWRANQDYHYACDQLKSLRQDLTVQGIRDQFTVEVYETHARIAMEKGDHEEFNQCQTQLKMLYSELGGQSHNSMEFTAYRILYYIFTKNTLDITTVLRSISADQRENPAIAHALQFRSAWSLGNYCKLFALYKTAPLMSGHMIEWFLERERKAALRVIIKSYRPSISVEYVSNILAFDSIEKCKEWLDTFSLPYAASGAQIDCKNAAAIAI; encoded by the exons ATGTCGGAAGCCATGAGCGCTCCTCCGCCCTTGATACCCCAGCTGCAggaaatgcagcagcagcagcagcaacagcagcaacagcagcaccagcagcaggcgaaCTCCGTTGCCCAGCAGTGGACCAACTACGCGTGGTACGCCAACCAAAATGCAGCCGCCTACcagcagcagtaccagcagTACTATCAGTACTATATGCggtaccagcagcagcagcaacaggtaACCTCAACGATAAGTTCGTCGAACGCGCCGCCCGGATTTAGCAACGCCTTGGCAGCGCCACCACCTCCGCCCCTAGGAccccctccaccaccacccaaGTCCACTCAACCGATCAACACCAAcaagttgcagcagcagcagcagcagcaacaacagcagcagaagaattTCGGAGGGATACGTTTTAACTTGAATTTAAATCAGAAACGCTTGGCGAACGCACCCAATCCgctacaacagcagcaacagctgcatcaacaacaacagcaacagcagcaacaacaacagcagcaacaacaacaacaacaacaacaacagatccagcagcatcaggcacaggcacagcagcCGACCCAATTGTTCAACAATAATAGCAATATAAATAACGTTACAAACAAGAagaagcggaagcggaagaaCAAAAACGCGAGCTTCGATCAAAGCGCATACAATAATCCGTTTAACACTATAGCCACGCCCATAGCCCCACCGCCGCCCATTATCAGCGATGTGGTGGTGCCCAGCACACCAGACCTGAGCAAGccacccccgcccctgcccctggctcTGGCCGCCAATGCTGAGACTACCAAACCGGAGCCGAAGGGTTCTCCAGCTGCTTCTGCAGCGTTTAAGCGTCCCAACAACTTCCAGATGACCTCCAATGACTCCTGGCCAGACTCGTTGAATCAGTACGTTGCTCGGTGCTACTCCAAGTGCAACACGGACCTGGACAAGGACCAGATAGACATATGTCTGAAGGGCAAGATCATGGCAGCGGCCAATCGAAATGAGCTGTGGACCAGAGACTGGGACAACGAGCCTATGCCGACGGTGCACAGCGAGCGAGACGGCATCGAGGTGGTGCTTAACCACGCCACGCCTCCACAGCCAGAAAGGAGCAACTACTTCAACAAGAAACGTGAGTtggagcaggagcgggagaGAGACCGGGAGCGGGatcgggagcgggagcaggagcaagagAAGCCGGTCAAGGCACCGAATGTTAATCAATTCAAGCAGAGGGCGAATCAATTCAATAAAATGCCATCCAGTTACGGCCATCAGCAGTCGTCGTCGCGGTATTCCAGGAGTCGTTCGCG GTCCCCGTCGTCTTCGACCTCATCGAAGTACACTCACAAGAAACGTTACTCGCGATCTCATTCACGTTCGCGTTCGCATTCGGGTTCCCGCAGCAGCGATGCTGTCAGTCCGCGGGCGCGTAAAGTTCATCGTAAATCGGGTTCCAGCGAGTCTCTGGATTTCATATCCCTAACCGCAAACCTCTCGCGCAAGAAGCAGAAAATGCTAATGAAGAAAGGCAAAAGActcgctgcagcagcggcatcgggATCCGCCGCGGCGCACACTGGCCACTCCAAGAAAAAGCCGCACTTCTATTCGAAACAATCGTCTGTGGGTGGGGCCGTTGATGATGACACAGCGCGCTTGCAACAGCGGGCGGCACGTTTCTCGCAGCAGGGCTCCGGCTCGGCTAAGAAATTTGTCGTCGCCATTGCAAGTTCGCCTTTTGGTCTCACCACGGCCAAAAACCGGAAGAAATtgatgcagcaacagcagcagcagcatcttcGTTCTGCCTTCTACGAGGATGTGGACCAGGCTAGCGGCTTAGATTTGCTCGATTTGCACATTGTAGGAACTTGTAGGGACTTAGAGAAATCCTTTTTGCGCCTGACAAAGGCTCCATCCCCGTCGGAAGTGCGGCCCGTCGAGGTGCTCACCCATTCGCTGTCCAACGTGAAGAGCAAGTGGCGTGCCAACCAGGATTATCATTACGCGTGTGATCAGTTGAAGTCCTTAAGGCAGGATCTAACT GTGCAAGGTATTCGCGATCAGTTCACCGTTGAGGTGTACGAGACCCATGCACGTATTGCCATGGAGAAGGGCGACCACGAGGAGTTCAATCAGTGCCAGACGCAGCTGAAGATGCTCTACTCCGAGCTGGGTGGCCAGAGCCATAACTCCATGGAGTTTACGGCCTATCGCATACTGTACTACATCTTCACAAAGAATACCTTGG ACATTACCACAGTCCTGCGCTCGATATCAGCTGATCAACGCGAGAATCCTGCCATTGCGCATGCCTTGCAGTTCCGCTCGGCCTGGTCGTTGGGAAACTATTGCAAGTTGTTTGCTCTGTACAAGACGGCGCCCCTCATGTCGGGCCACATGATTGAATGGTTTTTGGAAAGGGAGCGCAAGGCTGCTCTGCGAGTCATCATTAAATC CTACCGTCCCAGCATTAGCGTCGAATATGTTAGCAATATCTTGGCCTTCGATAGCATTGAGAAGTGCAAAGAATGGCTCGATACCTTCAGTTTGCCTTATGCCGCGAGCGGTGCCCAAATCGATTGCAAAAATGCCGCTGCCATAGCCATTTGA